The window ACAAGGACGAGAAGTTTATTTAATGCATCTACAAAACAAAATAAGAACCTGTAACTCATCAGCCTAAATTCCCCATCAGGAGGCACAAAAGAAAGGATTTGATCAGCTTCCCAAGGGCGAAATCGAACACATGGATGGAATCTTACATCATTTAAGATTGAAGGGTTTGAAAATGACAAAGTCAAATCAGGAAGACCAGGGAGATGAGAATTTACTTGAACTTCACCATATATCTCACATTTCACTAGAATCCCATCCCTGAAGATGCAAATCAAACAATCAAAATATGTTTCATTATCATATGCCAAATGAAAGAGTTCAAAATTTTATCTTTGAATTCCAAATATGGAATATCATTCACAacatttttgagatttatcaaaACCTAAAATTATGCGATAACAGTGATTTTGTAAATGTCGCTACAAGAACATGCAAATATATTAATGTGCCATGTATATGGTGAGTTGCTGAGCATGTTAAGTAAAACACAAACAAATGGCGCAGTGTCCTATCAGTACAAACACCAGTGCCTagtaaaagagaaggaaaaaaaggtTATGGGAAAGATAAAGATCACAAGTTAGAGAAAAAATCATAGGCAACAATTTGTGAATCTCTAAGGATTAAAAAgaacatcttcatcatccaaaaaaacaaaaaacaaaaaaagaaggAAAGTACATAAGTAAATGGATTGAGAAAGTAAAAGACTATAACTCAGTTTGAAGTTGCTATCGAGTGTGTCTCATATCCTAAACAAGCTCCAGTTAAATATCTAGATTCTAGAACAATTCACCTGACAAGATAAGGCAGCAACAATAAGCTATGCTGGCCCTCAAATATACAAATATACTTTTATGATCTACTTAAGCAGCTCAACATGAACAAAACACTCATTGACCTATGAGTTGCACAGAACTATAGTAGTAAGATTCACGTTACCAACCGattataaagaaaaggaaaagagatGTAAGTAACTTAAGAACGAAAAAAGGCAAGTAAAGACTTAATTTACATGGATTCTGCATAACAAAGgtttatgaataaagaaaagtcTGGATGTGAGAAATTAGCAATTGCTAGCAACGTATTGACAAAATAACAAGTCCAAAACATTGATATGAAGAAGAATACTACAGAGAGGGATTCTGCATCAGAACCTGTTAAAGATTGCATCCATCTCCTCAACAAGGTTCACATAAACTTCATTGCTAGAATGCTTTGTGTTAATTTTTCTCCATGGGATAGAAGATGCTGTGGCATCAGGAAGTTTAGTGCTGACATTGGAATTTTTACCAGTCACAACGCTTAACATTTTGCTAACAATATTTGGTGGGGCTAGCATTTCCCTCAAGATATTTGGTTCTGTTGTAAGAGGAACACCATTATCCATCATTTCATCCAGAAGCTGAAATAATAGCAAATAcctcattattttatttaaaaaatatttgttatTTACCAAGAAGAACCCAACTAGAGAAGAAAATTTgttcaataagtctgaaatagcTATTGGTCACAGGAACCAATCAATATCAAACTGCAAAATTTCTGTTGCATTATTTGAGATTgatgcacttgattaaatttcagATCTTCAAAAACCTTACAAATATACAATTGCTAGCTTTGTGATATGTAGAAACAAAATAAACCACCCTAAGAAATTAGGGGAACCAACTTGAAAGCTGATTTACTTTTGGAAAAAGTTGTTAAGAAATTCTAGCTTAGCCTGGAAATTGTATTGAGATGAAACAAATCTAGATATCTAGTAGTCTCTTAATTGGTATTAAATTTAACAATCGGAAGATTGAAAATACTCTTTTTCACTTATGTAAGTTAATCTCAAATTCAGTACATCCACACCTACTTAACTTGAGAACACATGACATCTGAATCTATTTAAAGATATATTTTCTAGAATTTGTTAGTGTGTCACTGTGTTGACACTCGAAGTCTCCCAAGTTCTTGTTCATTCTAGAGTTACCTCCCAAAAGTTCCCCACCTAGATCATGCCACAATCAATATGACAAGTGATTCCATACCCATCCATCAACTGAATCACGCCAGAAACTAGACTGTTAACTCCCACAAGTTTTCTACCAATGAATACATGAACCTAATGAGCTTATCACCCATGCTCAAAGAAAAAAGAACCATTCAGGAGAGTACAAGTATATATGCATCCAATTTTCTTTAATGCTTGGAGCGCTTGAATTCCTAGATAAATAGATCAGTTTTAGTTGCAAGCATGTAAGCCTTCCCTAGTCTGAGTATAGCCGAATTTCAGCCTTCTAATGATAATCAAGTGAGGGATTAAAGTCAAGGACAAACAAGCTTAAAGTATCAATTGGCACAATTGACTTTGTAACACAAATGttacctcaaaaaaaaaaaaactttggaaAGTAAGCTTAATGAACCAAACAAGTTCTCTTGATGATATATCATTTCTTAAGCTAGCAAATAATTTGAGAATTCAGAGAAATATTCaggataaaaaattcaactaTAAGCTACAGAAATACCTCAAAGAACATTCAAAAATATACCTTAATTCAGGGTCCATGATTTTCAGAGTCTACAAAAGTATATATCCATTGGAACACAAAAACATTGGTTGAGTGGTTAGTTtcaacaaaaattcaaaataatgtTCGAGTTGTTGTTTCAGTCAATAGCCGGAATAGTATAATTTTAGTATCATACTATCATGTTGTGTCTATACTTGGCATACTTTGGTACACTTCAATGTGTGCCAAGATCAACTCGTGAGCTATAATCCTATAATATTCTCTATTCAACTTTGTTTACGTCCAAAAATAAATGTAGAAGTAGAAAGTTattgaataaaaaatttgaaaggaCCAAGTTAGAATAGTAACATGCATCTTGACTAATGATTATGGCCAAAATAACTGTCGTGTATTGGATAAGAGCTTTGGTTCTAGTAGTATCCTAGTGAGATCATCAATATAATTTTCCAAGACTCAAATTAAATACTTCTTTTGGATATCTAGAATTAGAACTAGTTCTTTTATATAGCTAAAAATATATATCAGGGTTTAACAACACGACTAAAATTAGAAAAGACAGGTGAAATATATGAATCATCTTGATTCCTTTAACTTTGATGTCATTCTTCTTTTCTATTGCTAGTGCTTTAATAGGTGCATACCTCTTCCCTCCTTTTTTAGAGTATCTCATCTCCTCCCCCGTTACCTACAAGCGAAATTGAAGCATAAGTTAAAGGAAAGAAGATGCTTCTGTCGCAATCCAAGACAAACCCACTCTTAGTCGGTGTCACCAAAACTATGTTGGCATGGGTGTCAAAATGACATTTATCCTACCTAAATAGGTCAATGTCTATAATGATACATTTTGAGCATTCTGAATTATGCCCACCAACACTTGAAAACAAATGGTCAAACTTTAACTTGCTCAACCAAGTACTTGATGCTAAATCATCAATCAGTCAACTGCCATTAGCACAAAGTATTCCATGTTTATGTTACaacaaaagagtttttttttgcaTGAACTACAATGAAAATATGGGATCGAAAGCCATAGTTATTTATAAAAGGAACTAGGCAACATACCTCATATACAATTACAAAATTATCCTTGATCACATCCTCATTTAATCCTCCTAGATAATCAGTCAAAACATCTGCCACTCTACAAAGGAACTGCAAAAGTGAAATAAAGAAAGGTTACCAAACAACTGTTCTCAAATATAAAACATTACTTAGTACACAATATGAAGCACAGTGAACAAAATTAGACAGAAATATTTAATGATGAATTTACTACATGAATCAGACTCAGTGATCTAGGAGTGGTTATAACAAATAACTTTTCAGAATAAAAAAGTTTATATAGAAGATTTTGGTGCTTGTGATTGAAATACAATTCCTAATTCTTTTTTCCTACAGATGTTCTACAACTATCAGATTTGCAGATGGAAGCTTATTTTACTTGataaaatctcaaggaacaattTGGGCACCTAAAATTAACATGCAGCTGGGCTACAATGCACATCTCACAGATTTAATCATCTCATACTCAATAGAAAAACACCAAAGTGAACTCTCAATGTTGCCAAGATCCATCCCATGCTTTTGAGATTAACACCCCGCGATGAAACAAGGTCATGTTGTCAAAGAGGAAGTTTGAGCATCAAAATTTCATACACAACCTTCATAAGCCACCTGCAGTCTTGAaattgtatgcagattttaaaTTTGGGTAACACCATAAAGAGTCTTCCATTTTGTAGACCTGATCTAATGAAGGCAGGGAGTGATCACTTAGGCAAGAAGCTTGAATAAGGTGTAGTTCCTAGTAGGTTTCTAGCACATAAGGGGCAAAGATGAATGAAAGCACACACACTGAAGTGGGGAAAGTGTGATTGGGCTATGGGTGCAACTTGCTTAATTGTATTGTGTAGGTACTCTTGATAACAAGGTGGTTTTTGGTGTAAGTTGTTGAGTTCTCCACAAAAACTCCAAAGTGTCCTTGGTGTGGAGCAATTCTGGGATGGGTGGCATCTTGAGAAGCTCATTATCTTAAAATATATATTCGACTATGAGACAAAATTATGAGGCCAATAGCATAAAATGTTACATATTGGTATTGAGTAGGACTGCTATAGTAGGTGTGTAATTCTAGGAAGAACCAACAAAAGCTAGTGGGCCCTAATTATCGAATATGATGAGGGAGGGAGTGATTGAAGGGTAGATAGCACAACAAGATATGGCTCCCAACAAACGTATCTACTAAGGAGATGTCTTTTGATAGAATTGTCTTCCACGAGGAAAACATAGTTAAGTGTGCTAGGAGTGGAGCAATTCTGAGATTGGATGACCTCCACGGGAATTCCTTACCTTGAAGTCCTACTCCACTGTAGGACAAAACCACGAGGCTTATAGTAATGAATGTTGGTCAAAGCGGATAAACTTTAATGTTACCAAGTACATGGTGTATTACAAATGCGCGATTAGAAGGAGGACAATCTCTTTTCAGAAATATCTCTCTTAAGGTAAGAGCAATGCCTTAAATCATTTTAGCCACCAGTCCAACCTAACTTAATCGACACAACTGAAGGAAGATTGACAACTGACAGTATAACAGAATGAACAACAACTTTCCTTTGAGGAAATACTTAGCCTCTCCAAATATTAATTCCTGCTCATAGTTCAAAGCGGGGAAACAACCTATGAAATTCGTGAGAATTTGAATTCCTGCTCATAGATCCATATAGTCAGAAGAGGTGATTAAACACGCACCTCGATACCCATTAGTGGAGGCATTTCGACCTGAGTACACGCCAAAAAGACGATCCCATCTCGAAAGACTTGAAAGAGGTAATGCGTTGGAGATGCAATCACAGGCAAAATCTAATTCATCACGGGACAAACATGTGGATTAAGCAATAAGGAAATCATAATAAAAAACAACCGTCTGGATTGCGGTAAGCAAAGTGCTTAAtccaatcataattaaatttatgCGGCGTTAACCAATTTTTAACTGATGTTTATACTGATTCAGATTTTTCTTTACCATGGAGGGATCACCGCCTTGGGAGAGGACGTAATCCCAGAACCAAGAGCAAATGGAGCGATCCACGTGGTGCCCGGTCATCTGCTTCTCGAGCATGACCTCCCTGCAGCAATCCAACAGCGCGAAATTAGTTTGCAATTCAACGCCAAGATGAAATCGGAACAATAGACAAGCAGCCACCATGTGGAAACATGGTTAGGCCGTCCTGATCAGAGGTGAATAGCATAGATAAGGGGAAGATTACCCGGCGTCCGAAAGGAAGAATATACACTGAAGCATCTTCAAGCTATCAATCCTGATCCCCAAAACTCGATATGAAAGAGTCAAGTTCGCCGTCGCTCTGCATCGGCGACGCCGGGGGAAATCGGTGGTCAGAAAGCGGCTGATTCACATCGAAGGCGAAAAAAGGTCGAAACTAATGGGCCGTTTCAACGGGCCGGCCGAGGTAGATAGACCTGGTAGACtgttcaaataatttttataataatatatatatatttttaacttttgaatatttatataataattttaaattttaaatttaatatggaCGAATATTTATAGATGACCGTCTATTTTTTTATGCATATCTCATTAAAATCTTCCTATGCCAACCAAGCCGACTTCATCTGGTACACAGCAATAATTGCAGGCACAATAGCTGGAAAGCAACCCAAACAAAGTAGCCTCCACGTCACATGTTGACGACCGCGCGATCCGACGTCCTCATCTCATCTAATCGTTCCTTTGATCTCTTCGCCAATCCCTCGgtgcatctctctctctctctctctctcttccagAGGAAGCCGCTTTCCACGTCGTCTCCATCTCTCCGTCCGGGGAAGCTCAATTTGTACAGACAATCAAGTTCATTCCTTTTGTGTTCTTGCGGTCAAAGGTGAGAACTTTAATTCAGTGGTTCAGTGGTTGATTGTCTGTGCTCAAAATTGGGGAAGTTGATTCTATGTTATGCTCTAAACTCGTGTTCTGTGATACCCTAATTCTTCGTGGCCTTTGATGATTGCTTTCATATGTTGTCCTTCTGTATTCTGAATTTATAAATTATCATAACTTTTTTTCTTCGAATGGAAAGGCTGTTTTGCAAACTTCTTTTGTCAGTTTTTtctattagattttttttgtgCAAGTGCAACCAACCTCTTCTTTTCTTAGTTGGTTGGTTTTATTGGTAAGTAAATAGTTGATAACCTCGATTTCTTATAT is drawn from Zingiber officinale cultivar Zhangliang chromosome 1B, Zo_v1.1, whole genome shotgun sequence and contains these coding sequences:
- the LOC122051054 gene encoding AP-3 complex subunit mu-like isoform X1; the protein is MLQCIFFLSDAGEVMLEKQMTGHHVDRSICSWFWDYVLSQGGDPSMILPVIASPTHYLFQVFRDGIVFLACTQVEMPPLMGIEFLCRVADVLTDYLGGLNEDVIKDNFVIVYELLDEMMDNGVPLTTEPNILREMLAPPNIVSKMLSVVTGKNSNVSTKLPDATASSIPWRKINTKHSSNEVYVNLVEEMDAIFNRDGILVKCEIYGEVQVNSHLPGLPDLTLSFSNPSILNDVRFHPCVRFRPWEADQILSFVPPDGEFRLMSYRVKKLKSTPIYVKPQLTSNAGHSRISVLVGIHNDPGKTIDSITVQFQLPLCVSSANFTPNHGTVNILADKTCRWSIGQVPKGKSPCLSGNLVLEADLEKLHVFPVFRVGFRIMGVASSGLQIHRLDVKNTPSEPYKGFRALTQSGEYEVRS
- the LOC122051054 gene encoding AP-3 complex subunit mu-like isoform X2, translated to MLQCIFFLSDAGEVMLEKQMTGHHVDRSICSWFWDYVLSQGGDPSMFLCRVADVLTDYLGGLNEDVIKDNFVIVYELLDEMMDNGVPLTTEPNILREMLAPPNIVSKMLSVVTGKNSNVSTKLPDATASSIPWRKINTKHSSNEVYVNLVEEMDAIFNRDGILVKCEIYGEVQVNSHLPGLPDLTLSFSNPSILNDVRFHPCVRFRPWEADQILSFVPPDGEFRLMSYRVKKLKSTPIYVKPQLTSNAGHSRISVLVGIHNDPGKTIDSITVQFQLPLCVSSANFTPNHGTVNILADKTCRWSIGQVPKGKSPCLSGNLVLEADLEKLHVFPVFRVGFRIMGVASSGLQIHRLDVKNTPSEPYKGFRALTQSGEYEVRS